The following nucleotide sequence is from Williamwhitmania sp..
TATTTGAGAGGGGATTATAAGAACCTCAAGAAGGTGGGCAATGAGTTGCTCGCCAAGGGAATCGACTACTACTACCTGCGGATGCGATTGGGGATTCTTGCCTATAATAACCAGCGCTATCCCAGCGCGGTGAACCATTTTAAGAGGGCTCTCGATTTGAGTCTAATGGATACCATTTCACGGGAGTACATATACTACAGCTACCTCTTCTCCGGGAGAGATGCCGACGCCAACCTCTACCTTGAGTCGATACCATGGGAGAAGAGAAACACTACCTTACAATCGATTGCTAAGCCTGGCCTCGTTGATCTGTTTGCCAGTGGTTCCATCACTGCTTACAATGGAACGAGCTACATTCCCAGTATTGTGAGTAATCAATACTATGAGGATGTAAAGGATGGATTGGGGTTTAGCGCTGGGTTGGCAAGCTATTTTTCTAGCCGTCTCAAGGCCGACTTTGTATACTCCCGCTATCAGAAAAGCGGAACGGTGTACTCTAGTCAAAGTCCCACTGGGAGAAACCTTGACTTTGTGCAGAATCAGGTGTATGCTAAGCTAACCGAGTATCTCTTTCCCGGCTGGGCAATTTCTGGATTTGGCCATCTTGCACTTTACTCCGACGGCAGTACTGTTTCGCAACAAGGGAATGGTAGGTCGTCGAAGCAAACTAAGACGGAGTATATTGGTGGTGTTGGTCTTTCGAAAAGTGGTTGGAAGGTGAGAGGCGGTGCAAATGTCTCCTTCAGCAACTTTAGTGGCTCAAGTCAAACAAGAGGTGAAGGGTATTTAACCTATCTGCCATTCGGGAATCTCAACCTCTACCTCACCTCTGGAGGAATGTATCAAACCGATAAGCACTGGGGAAACTCGTATCAGGTAAATCAGGAGGTTGGGTTTAAAGTTTTCAAATTTCTGTGGATGGAGCTTGGCGTTGTTGGTGGCGATGCATTTCTCTATGCCCGCAATCAGGGACTGGCCATGAACAACTCATTCCAGGTGCCTACTACAACGGCATACAGCAACCTTATTGTTTTGCTTGGGAAGCATGTTAGCGTTAACCTATCACCATACTACAGCGAAAACAATCTCTATTTGTGGGATTTTGACACCTACTCTAAAACCAACAGACAGGCTGTTAATGCATTTGGATGTTCATTTAAGTTAACTTATAAAATCAGGTAATCATGAAAAAATATTTAGTATTAGTAGCGCTGGTTCTTTCGGCCCTGGTGTCGAGTGCGCAGGACAATTCGAAGTTAATTGCTGCGTTTGGCGACAGCTATGCCAAGGAAAAGCAGGGCAAGTATTCCGAGGCCGCTTCCGCATTGAAGGCATACTACGATGCATCCTCCTATGAAATTAACCTCCGGCTGGGTTGGCTTACATACCTACAGGGACAGTTTTCCGAATCGTTGGGGTATTACAATAAGGCCATTGAGCTGATGCCTTACGCCATTGAGCCCAAGCTGGGCGTTGTGCTGCCAGCATCGGCCTTGGGAAATTGGGATTTGGTGACGTCGACCTACAACAAAATACTCTCCATTGATCCCAACAACACCCTTGTTCTTTACCGAATGGGGTACATTTTCTACGAAAAAAAGGATTACGGTCAGGCCTACCAATACTTTGAAAAGGTGGTTAACCTTTACCCATTCGACCACGATAGCGTGCTTATGCTGGCTTGGACGAATCTTAAGATGGGTAAGACTCGGGAGGCAAAGATTCTTTTCAATAAGGCCTTGCTCTACAACCCAGGAGATGCCTCTGCAATGGAGGGACTTAAGCTTATAAAGTAATTCTCACACTAATTCTTAAGCAGCGAATGGCCCAATTAGGGCCATTCGCTGCTTAGTTTTTACCCCTTGCATACAGGCTATATTACTCTTGCTTTTCGTCAGAAACCTTGGTTGCAAATAGCCTCGTTGCGGCCTAACGTTGGTGTCACAGTATATGGTGGGAAAACTTTAGTGTGCCATAGGTGCTAAATAATCTTCTGACATTTTTCCCTAAATGCCAAGCGTTGTTCCGAGCGCATACATCTATCTCTTCCCGTAAATCATCCATCCATCGTTTGCCCATATCCAAAAATTCTTTACATTGCCTTCTGCCGGCTTCGCCGCGGTCGGTTTATTTAACGTCTTATCTTTCTGCCATGAACGTTGATATCCGCCCCGAGACGGCATCCGATTATCACTCCATTCGTGAGGTGGACGATTTAGCCTTTGAGCAACCCAACGAAGGGCTTCTTGTGGTAAAACTTCGTATGAATCCCTCGTTTTCGCCAAAACTTTCACTCGTTGCACAAATAGAGGAAAAAACCGTAGGACATATTCTACTCTTTCCAATTACAATTGTGGACCGTAAGCATAACCACACCTCTCTGGCTCTTGCTCCAGTGGCGGTGATTCCCGAAATGCAGAATTGTGGCATTGGAAGCACGCTCATTCGTGCTGGACTAACGGCAGCAACAGCGGAAGGTTATTCTTCGGTTATCGTTCTTGGTCACCCCGATTTTTATCCGCGCTTTGGTTTTAAACCTGCAAGTCGCTGGAATATTTTTCCATCCTTTATTATTCCCGATGAGGTGTTTATGGCCATGGAGCTGGTCAAGGGTGGCCTGTCTGGTGTGTCGGGAAAGGTGGAGTATCCACCCGAATTTGATGAGGTAGATTAATCGGTTGGAGATGTTTGCTATGCCTTCTACACCATCATCTACCGACCTACTCATTGCCGAAAATTTATTCTGCTTTTGGGA
It contains:
- a CDS encoding tetratricopeptide repeat protein, which produces MKKYLVLVALVLSALVSSAQDNSKLIAAFGDSYAKEKQGKYSEAASALKAYYDASSYEINLRLGWLTYLQGQFSESLGYYNKAIELMPYAIEPKLGVVLPASALGNWDLVTSTYNKILSIDPNNTLVLYRMGYIFYEKKDYGQAYQYFEKVVNLYPFDHDSVLMLAWTNLKMGKTREAKILFNKALLYNPGDASAMEGLKLIK
- a CDS encoding N-acetyltransferase; the encoded protein is MNVDIRPETASDYHSIREVDDLAFEQPNEGLLVVKLRMNPSFSPKLSLVAQIEEKTVGHILLFPITIVDRKHNHTSLALAPVAVIPEMQNCGIGSTLIRAGLTAATAEGYSSVIVLGHPDFYPRFGFKPASRWNIFPSFIIPDEVFMAMELVKGGLSGVSGKVEYPPEFDEVD